Proteins encoded by one window of Cheilinus undulatus linkage group 13, ASM1832078v1, whole genome shotgun sequence:
- the LOC121520285 gene encoding gastrula zinc finger protein XlCGF7.1-like, with protein sequence MEALDLNQDELSHHLQVEDPDSKPHKCPTCGKGFKLLGGLRTHQRTHDDLRDYHCSECGKSFSSLQGLKLHNRTHTGLKPYKCLECGKRFTQSPHLKAHMVTHTGERPFLCTTCGKRFTQSSHLRSHITLFHVGEKPFTCNDCGKSFTIAHYLKMHRLSHTKEKHYQCSYCNKGLLYQEQLLEAHLRIHRPHRSTSDWQCGKSFTDIRLVLNHQRTKHTGEKSHYCFTCGEFFFTSTMLRVHQLDHTGERPHVCDCGKTFKTKAVLRLHLKRFIDHRPAQ encoded by the exons ATGGAGGCCCTAGATCTAAACCAGGATGAGCTGTCCCATCACCTGCAG GTGGAGGACCCAGACTCCAAACCACATAAATGCCCCACCTGTGGCAAAGGCTTCAAGCTGCTGGGCGGCCTGCGCACCCACCAGAGGACCCATGACGACCTGCGGGACTACCACTGCTCTGAGTGCGGCAAAAGTTTCTCCAGTCTGCAGGGTCTGAAGCTGCACAACCGCACCCACACCGGACTCAAACCCTACAAGTGCCTCGAGTGCGGCAAGAGGTTCACCCAGTCGCCCCACCTCAAGGCCCATATGGTGACCCACACCGGGGAGAGGCCGTTCCTCTGCACCACCTGCGGGAAGAGGTTCACACAGTCCTCCCACCTGCGCTCCCACATCACGCTGTTCCACGTGGGCGAGAAGCCGTTCACCTGCAACGACTGCGGGAAGAGTTTCACCATCGCTCACTACCTGAAGATGCACCGTCTAAGCCACACCAAGGAGAAGCACTACCAGTGCTCCTACTGCAATAAAGGCCTTCTCTACCAAGAACAACTCCTGGAAGCTCACCTGAGGATCCACAGGCCACACCGTTCAACCAGTGACTGGCAGTGTGGGAAGAGCTTCACCGACATCAGGCTGGTCCTGAACCACCAGAGGACCAAACACACCGGGGAGAAGAGCCACTACTGCTTCACCTGTGGAGAGTTCTTCTTCACCAGCACCATGCTGAGAGTCCACCAGCTGGACCACACGGGCGAGCGGCCGCACGTCTGTGACTGCGGGAAGACTTTTAAAACCAAAGCAGTGCTGCGTCTGCACCTG